The proteins below come from a single Blattabacterium cuenoti genomic window:
- the dnaB gene encoding replicative DNA helicase, with amino-acid sequence MINNEILGKVPPQAVDIEEFIIGSIMIDKKGLDEVISIIFPEIFYKKEHQYIYTAIRNLYNNSNPIDLYTVSNELRKEGKLDLIGGELYLIELTQKVISSAHIEYHGKIVLQKFLLRELIKISSDLIKKCYEHNTDIFDLLNYAENKIFEINQKYLMKKKYESTEDLVNRVIEKIRTTKNKGLSGVPSGFHKLDSITSGWQNSDLIVIASRPGMGKTTFMLSMVANISLKKNIPIAIFSLEMSPVQLITKLISSETKISSEKIRKANLSRSDWECLIEKSEKIKRSPLYINDTPSLSIFDLRAKCRNLISKKKVKLILIDYMQLMRNHHTYRSQNREQEISIISRNLKSIAKELDIPIIVLSQLSRAVENRGGNKRPLLSDLRESGAIEQDADIVIFIYRPEYYGFKIWDSDYHNESCNGQAEVIISKHRNGSLNKFRLQFIADQSRFENFKETNPVPLDWEEDYKKNVIDYENNRLNNKINKNGDNNTLFSSIFLDEENE; translated from the coding sequence ATGATAAATAATGAAATTTTAGGTAAAGTACCACCTCAAGCAGTTGATATAGAAGAATTTATAATTGGATCGATTATGATCGATAAAAAAGGATTAGATGAAGTTATTAGTATAATTTTTCCTGAAATTTTTTATAAAAAAGAGCATCAATATATATATACTGCTATACGTAATTTGTATAATAATTCTAATCCAATAGATTTATATACTGTATCTAATGAATTACGTAAAGAAGGAAAATTAGATTTGATAGGCGGTGAATTATATTTAATAGAATTAACACAAAAAGTTATTTCTTCAGCTCATATAGAATATCACGGTAAAATTGTTTTGCAAAAATTTTTATTAAGAGAATTAATTAAAATATCTTCTGATCTTATAAAAAAATGTTATGAACATAATACGGATATTTTTGATTTATTAAATTATGCAGAAAATAAAATTTTCGAAATAAATCAAAAATATCTAATGAAAAAAAAATATGAATCTACCGAAGATTTAGTAAATAGAGTTATTGAAAAAATTAGAACAACTAAAAATAAAGGATTAAGTGGTGTTCCATCTGGTTTTCATAAGTTAGATAGTATTACTTCTGGTTGGCAGAATTCTGATTTAATTGTAATTGCATCTAGACCAGGAATGGGAAAAACCACTTTTATGTTATCTATGGTGGCTAATATTTCTTTAAAAAAGAATATTCCTATAGCTATATTTTCTTTGGAAATGTCTCCAGTACAATTAATTACGAAATTAATTTCATCAGAAACTAAAATATCTTCGGAAAAAATTAGAAAAGCAAATTTATCAAGATCCGATTGGGAATGTTTAATAGAAAAATCTGAAAAAATAAAAAGATCTCCTTTATATATAAATGACACCCCATCTTTATCCATATTTGATTTACGTGCAAAATGTAGAAATCTAATTTCTAAAAAGAAAGTAAAATTAATATTAATTGATTATATGCAATTAATGAGAAATCATCATACTTATAGATCACAAAATAGAGAACAAGAAATATCCATAATTTCTAGAAATTTAAAATCAATAGCTAAAGAATTGGATATTCCTATTATTGTATTATCTCAGTTATCTAGAGCAGTAGAAAATAGAGGTGGAAATAAAAGACCTTTATTATCAGATTTACGAGAATCTGGAGCCATTGAACAAGATGCTGATATTGTAATATTTATTTATAGACCAGAATATTATGGATTCAAAATATGGGATAGTGATTATCATAATGAATCGTGTAATGGACAAGCAGAAGTAATTATATCTAAACATAGAAATGGAAGTTTAAATAAATTCAGATTGCAATTTATAGCTGATCAATCAAGATTTGAAAATTTTAAAGAAACTAACCCGGTTCCTTTAGATTGGGAAGAAGATTATAAAAAAAATGTAATTGATTATGAAAATAATAGATTAAATAATAAAATTAATAAAAACGGAGATAATAATACATTATTTTCATCTATTTTTCTTGATGAAGAAAATGAATAA
- a CDS encoding acetyl-CoA carboxylase carboxyltransferase subunit alpha yields MEYLDFEKPIQDIQDQYFNCLLIEKKSGINMKNICVQLQSKLEKIIKKVHSNLTPWQRVQLSRHPNRPYTLDYIKFITKKNSFIELHGDRCFGDDKAIIGGFGIIDDITFMMIGTQKGRNIKDRKYRRFGMPNPEGYRKALRLMKLAEKFRKPIITFIDTPGAFPGLEAEERGQGEAIGKNIYEMMCLKVPVIVLIIGEGASGGALGIGIGDKVSMMENSWFSVISPESCSTILWGNWKKKEETAKALKLTAYEIHKFNFIDDIIKEPLGGAHFHPKKTFKLVKRKIMKYYRELSKIDIDSIIRLRKNKYISMGIFDD; encoded by the coding sequence ATGGAATATTTAGATTTCGAAAAACCAATACAAGATATTCAAGATCAATATTTTAATTGTCTTCTTATAGAAAAAAAAAGTGGAATAAATATGAAAAATATCTGTGTACAATTACAATCTAAATTAGAAAAGATTATTAAAAAAGTACATAGTAATTTAACGCCGTGGCAAAGAGTTCAATTATCTAGACACCCAAATAGACCATACACTTTAGATTATATAAAATTCATAACAAAGAAAAATTCGTTTATAGAATTACATGGAGATAGATGTTTTGGAGATGATAAAGCAATTATAGGTGGATTTGGAATAATAGATGATATTACTTTTATGATGATAGGAACTCAAAAAGGAAGAAATATTAAAGATAGAAAATATAGAAGATTTGGAATGCCAAATCCAGAAGGGTATAGAAAAGCCTTACGTTTAATGAAATTAGCGGAAAAATTTAGAAAACCAATTATTACATTTATTGATACTCCAGGAGCATTTCCAGGATTGGAAGCTGAAGAAAGAGGTCAAGGTGAGGCAATTGGAAAAAATATTTATGAAATGATGTGTTTAAAAGTTCCTGTTATAGTTTTAATTATTGGTGAAGGTGCTAGTGGTGGAGCATTAGGGATAGGAATAGGAGATAAAGTTTCTATGATGGAAAATTCATGGTTTTCTGTAATTTCACCCGAAAGTTGTTCTACAATATTATGGGGAAATTGGAAAAAAAAAGAAGAAACTGCGAAAGCATTAAAATTGACTGCATACGAAATTCATAAATTTAATTTTATAGATGATATAATAAAAGAACCCTTGGGAGGGGCTCATTTTCATCCTAAAAAAACTTTTAAGTTAGTTAAAAGAAAAATAATGAAATATTATAGAGAATTATCAAAAATTGATATAGATTCTATTATCAGATTAAGAAAAAATAAATATATTTCAATGGGCATTTTTGACGATTAA
- a CDS encoding succinate dehydrogenase/fumarate reductase iron-sulfur subunit, whose product MENLLEFNLKIWRQKNNEEKGYFKRYKVYNISPNSSFLEMLDILNNQIISSKKEFPISFDHDCREGICGMCSLYINGRAHGPDELTTTCQLHMRNFKNGETIYIEPWRVKTFPIIRDLIVDRSSLDRIIISGGYISVNTFGNTVDGNNILISKEKAEESFDAATCIGCGACVAACKNGSAMLFVSAKIAHLSILPQGKLEKNKRIKNMISKMDEEGFGTCSNTKACEIECPKGISTEYISLLNKEYIRLLI is encoded by the coding sequence ATGGAAAATTTATTGGAATTTAATTTAAAAATTTGGAGGCAAAAAAATAACGAAGAAAAAGGCTATTTTAAAAGATATAAAGTTTATAACATATCTCCTAATAGTTCATTTTTAGAAATGTTAGATATATTAAATAATCAAATTATTTCTTCCAAAAAAGAATTTCCTATATCATTTGATCATGATTGTAGAGAAGGAATCTGTGGAATGTGTTCTTTATATATAAATGGACGAGCTCATGGTCCAGATGAATTAACTACCACTTGTCAATTACATATGCGAAATTTTAAAAATGGAGAAACTATATATATAGAACCTTGGAGAGTAAAAACTTTTCCTATTATAAGGGATCTTATTGTAGATCGTTCTTCTTTAGATAGAATTATTATTTCTGGAGGATATATTTCTGTAAATACTTTTGGAAATACAGTAGATGGAAATAATATTCTTATTTCAAAAGAAAAAGCAGAAGAATCTTTTGATGCAGCAACTTGTATTGGTTGTGGAGCATGTGTAGCAGCTTGTAAAAATGGATCTGCTATGTTATTTGTTTCAGCAAAAATTGCACATCTTTCTATATTACCTCAAGGAAAATTAGAAAAAAATAAAAGAATTAAAAATATGATTAGTAAAATGGATGAAGAAGGATTTGGAACTTGTAGCAATACTAAGGCTTGTGAAATAGAATGTCCAAAAGGAATATCAACAGAATATATTTCTTTATTAAATAAAGAATATATACGGTTACTTATTTGA
- a CDS encoding fumarate reductase/succinate dehydrogenase flavoprotein subunit — MNQNLFKLTSKVPSGKLSDKWKNHKYSLNMVAPNNRKNIEIIVVGTGLAGGAASATLSELGYKVKSFCYQDSSRRAHSVAAQGGINASKNYKGDNDSIFQLFHDTIKGGDFRSRESNVYRLSEISSNIIDQCVAQGVPFARDYAGYLDTRSFGGTKVSRTFYAKGQTGQQLLLACYSAMSRQIGKGKIKLYNRHEMLDLVVIDGFARGIIARNLITGEIEKYSSHAVVIATGGYGNVFFLSTNAMGANASAIWQVHKKGGFFANPCFTQIHPTCIPIHGDYQSKLTLMSESLRNDGRIWVPNKIKDSVLIRNGKKKAIDLKEDERDYFLERRYPSFGNLVPRDVASRAAKERCDNGFGIENNDTKEGIFLDFESSIRRYGIEKANEIGLSNIDSLEIKKFGKKTIESKYGNLFHMYEKITNDNPYENPMKIYPAVHYTMGGIWVDYNLMSTIPGCFVIGEANFSDHGSNRLGASALMQGLADGYFILPYTIADYLSKYVNVNNNDIKYIIQHKEFLNSEKIVKNKIKKLFQKKGEKSVDFFHKKLGKIMWEYVGMTRNYNGLIESIKRIQEIRYEFWNNVFIPGKIEDGLNSELEKAIRVSDFLELGELMAMDALNRNESCGSHFREEYQTKDGEALRDDSNYQYVSVWEYIKNKPISKEVMHKEDLKFDSIKIEDRSYK; from the coding sequence ATGAATCAAAATTTATTCAAATTAACGTCAAAAGTTCCTAGTGGAAAATTATCCGATAAGTGGAAAAATCACAAATATTCGTTGAATATGGTTGCTCCTAATAATAGAAAAAATATAGAAATTATTGTTGTTGGAACTGGATTAGCAGGAGGGGCAGCATCAGCTACATTATCCGAATTAGGATATAAAGTTAAATCATTTTGTTATCAAGATTCATCTAGAAGAGCCCATTCAGTAGCTGCTCAAGGGGGGATAAATGCATCTAAAAATTATAAAGGTGACAACGATTCTATTTTTCAACTTTTTCATGACACAATAAAAGGTGGAGATTTTAGATCTAGAGAATCTAATGTTTATCGTTTATCAGAAATATCGTCTAATATTATTGATCAATGTGTTGCTCAGGGGGTCCCTTTTGCAAGAGACTATGCAGGATATCTAGATACAAGATCTTTTGGAGGGACTAAAGTTTCTAGAACATTTTATGCCAAAGGACAAACTGGACAACAACTTTTATTAGCTTGTTATTCAGCAATGTCTAGACAAATTGGAAAAGGAAAAATTAAATTGTATAATAGACATGAAATGTTAGATTTAGTAGTAATAGATGGATTTGCTAGAGGAATAATTGCTAGAAATTTGATTACTGGTGAAATAGAGAAATATTCATCACATGCAGTCGTAATAGCTACTGGTGGATATGGAAATGTTTTTTTTCTATCTACTAATGCTATGGGTGCAAATGCCAGTGCTATATGGCAAGTACATAAAAAAGGTGGATTTTTTGCTAATCCTTGTTTTACTCAAATACATCCTACTTGTATTCCTATACATGGAGATTATCAGTCTAAATTAACTCTTATGTCTGAATCATTAAGAAATGATGGAAGAATATGGGTCCCTAATAAAATAAAAGATAGCGTTCTTATAAGAAATGGGAAAAAAAAAGCTATTGATTTAAAAGAAGATGAAAGAGATTATTTTTTAGAGAGACGTTATCCATCATTTGGGAATTTAGTTCCTAGAGATGTAGCTTCTAGAGCAGCTAAAGAACGTTGTGATAATGGATTTGGAATAGAAAATAATGATACTAAAGAAGGAATTTTTTTAGATTTTGAATCTTCTATAAGAAGATATGGGATTGAAAAAGCTAATGAAATTGGATTATCTAATATAGATTCTTTGGAAATAAAAAAATTTGGAAAAAAAACAATAGAATCCAAATATGGTAATTTATTTCATATGTATGAAAAAATTACTAATGATAATCCATATGAAAATCCTATGAAAATTTATCCAGCTGTTCATTACACAATGGGAGGAATATGGGTAGATTATAATTTAATGTCAACTATTCCGGGTTGTTTTGTAATAGGAGAGGCTAATTTTTCAGATCATGGATCTAATAGATTAGGGGCATCTGCTCTTATGCAAGGATTAGCAGATGGTTATTTTATTCTTCCCTATACTATAGCAGATTATTTATCTAAATATGTTAACGTTAATAATAATGATATAAAATATATAATACAACATAAAGAATTTTTAAATTCAGAAAAAATAGTAAAAAATAAAATTAAAAAACTTTTTCAAAAAAAAGGAGAAAAATCAGTAGATTTTTTTCATAAAAAATTAGGAAAAATTATGTGGGAATATGTTGGAATGACTAGAAATTATAATGGATTAATAGAATCTATAAAAAGAATACAAGAAATTAGATATGAATTTTGGAATAATGTTTTTATTCCTGGAAAAATAGAAGATGGATTAAATTCTGAATTAGAAAAAGCTATTCGTGTATCTGATTTTTTAGAATTAGGTGAATTAATGGCAATGGATGCTTTGAATCGTAACGAATCTTGCGGAAGTCATTTTAGAGAAGAATATCAAACCAAAGATGGAGAAGCTTTACGTGATGATTCAAATTATCAATATGTTTCTGTATGGGAATACATAAAAAATAAACCAATTAGTAAAGAAGTTATGCATAAAGAAGATTTGAAATTTGATTCAATTAAAATTGAGGATCGTTCTTATAAATAA
- a CDS encoding succinate dehydrogenase cytochrome b subunit, protein MFYSIFFKSSIGKKIIMASTGVFLMIFLLLHLSINLSLFYGEKTFNEAVFFMRNNIFIHIMEYILAIGFITHIFLGINIFLKNKNIRGDVEYSLNKSTPITSFSSRTMIISGILILCFLILHLINFSIPMKYSSNKISDYKIVISLFKNPYYTFIYVFSFIMLGIHLNHGFQSSFYSLGIANKKNFIWIKKFGCFYFWFISIGFSIIAIWFFFN, encoded by the coding sequence ATGTTTTATTCAATATTTTTTAAATCTTCTATTGGTAAAAAAATAATCATGGCTTCTACTGGTGTTTTTCTTATGATTTTTTTACTATTACATTTAAGTATTAATTTATCTCTTTTTTATGGAGAAAAAACTTTTAATGAAGCAGTATTTTTCATGAGGAATAATATTTTTATCCATATAATGGAATATATTTTAGCTATCGGTTTTATTACTCATATTTTTTTAGGAATTAATATTTTTTTAAAAAATAAAAATATTAGAGGTGATGTAGAATATTCTTTAAATAAATCCACTCCTATTACATCGTTTAGTAGTAGAACAATGATAATTAGTGGAATATTAATATTATGTTTTTTAATTCTTCATTTAATAAATTTTTCAATTCCCATGAAATATTCTTCTAATAAAATTTCAGACTATAAAATAGTTATTTCATTATTTAAAAATCCTTATTATACTTTTATATATGTTTTTTCTTTTATAATGTTAGGAATTCATTTAAATCACGGATTTCAATCGTCTTTTTATTCATTAGGTATAGCTAATAAAAAAAATTTTATTTGGATTAAAAAATTTGGTTGTTTTTATTTTTGGTTTATTTCTATTGGATTTTCTATTATTGCTATTTGGTTTTTTTTCAATTAA
- a CDS encoding cysteine desulfurase family protein yields the protein MRRAYLDNASSTPLRKEVLKTMTNVLKYTFGNPSSLQHSYGRSVRSIIEESRIIIANNINSSSYEILFTSGGTESNNLVIQLSINNLDVKHFITSKLEHSSVLQTIYSLSKKQNISTSFVNFDSNGTLDLNHLEEHLKKCSSKKILVSLMYANNEIGNLLLDLNNVIFLCKKYNAYFHSDTIQFIGNFPIDMKQLQIDFVTASAHKFYGPKGVGFIFIRENILKNIKFYLINNCREYGIRPGTENVSGIAGLSKALELSSNNFSDHIKKILELKSYCILKLKEIIPDIIFNGLSSNFEKSIPSILNFLYPIKKVDYLFYFQLDLMGISISKGSSCDSSNNEISHVIQSIVDKSLLKKMMPVRVSFGIFNKKKDIDLLIESLQKVTKII from the coding sequence ATGAGACGTGCATATTTAGATAATGCCTCTAGTACTCCTTTGAGAAAGGAAGTATTAAAAACTATGACAAATGTATTAAAATATACATTTGGGAATCCTTCTTCTTTACAACATAGTTATGGAAGATCTGTTCGTTCTATTATAGAAGAATCTAGGATTATTATAGCTAATAATATTAATTCATCTTCTTATGAAATTTTATTTACTTCTGGAGGGACTGAGTCAAATAATTTAGTAATACAATTATCTATTAATAATTTAGATGTAAAACATTTTATAACTTCCAAATTAGAACATTCTTCAGTTTTACAAACAATTTATTCTTTATCTAAAAAACAAAATATATCTACAAGTTTTGTTAATTTTGATAGTAATGGGACACTTGACTTAAATCATTTAGAAGAACATTTAAAAAAATGTTCTTCTAAGAAAATTCTTGTTAGTTTAATGTATGCTAATAATGAAATTGGTAATTTATTATTAGATTTAAATAATGTAATTTTTTTATGTAAAAAATATAATGCTTATTTTCATTCAGATACAATTCAATTTATAGGTAATTTTCCTATTGATATGAAACAATTACAAATTGATTTTGTTACGGCTAGCGCTCATAAATTTTATGGACCAAAAGGTGTAGGATTTATTTTTATTAGAGAAAATATATTAAAAAATATAAAATTTTATTTAATAAATAATTGTAGAGAATATGGAATTCGTCCTGGAACAGAAAATGTATCTGGAATAGCTGGATTATCAAAAGCTTTAGAATTATCTTCTAATAATTTTTCCGATCATATAAAAAAAATTTTAGAATTAAAATCTTACTGTATTTTAAAATTAAAAGAAATTATTCCTGATATAATTTTTAATGGATTATCCAGTAACTTTGAAAAAAGTATTCCTTCGATATTAAATTTTTTATATCCTATAAAAAAAGTGGATTATTTATTTTATTTTCAATTAGATTTAATGGGAATTTCTATATCTAAAGGTAGTTCTTGTGATAGTTCAAATAATGAAATATCTCATGTTATTCAATCTATTGTAGATAAATCGTTGTTAAAAAAAATGATGCCAGTAAGAGTTTCTTTTGGAATTTTTAATAAAAAAAAAGATATAGATTTGTTAATAGAATCTCTACAAAAAGTAACAAAAATTATTTAA
- the lpdA gene encoding dihydrolipoyl dehydrogenase produces MNDLLKYDLVIIGSGPGGYVSAIRSSQLGLKTAIIEKYSKLGGTCLNVGCIPSKCVLDTSKYIYLAKKNFYSHGIFFEKLQFDLNKIINRKNNIIENINNGIKYLMRKNKIDIYYGIGSFNTKNTLLVIDDKSMKIKQTIKFKYCIISTGSKPFKFPYIKKFENRILSSTEALNLKNLPKNLITIGGGIIGLELSSFFSRLGSKVTIIDNMDKIIPNMDYSLSNEIKKIFEKSSIRIETSLSVNSVLSNNPKEVIVSTINKNNGKELLFKGDYCLISIGRIPYTEGLGLDKIGIKKNEKGFIKVNQSLKSTVDNIYAIGDVIGGKMLAHKAEEEGLYVSEYISGHKPNKLNYNLIPSVIYTYPEVASVGDTEENIKNKKLEYNKGIFPMKALGRAHTTGNTDGFVKIISDKKTDKILGIHIISEHASDMIMEAVVAMEFRASCKDIYRICHPHPTFSESFKEASLLNFENRAIHI; encoded by the coding sequence ATGAATGATTTGTTAAAATACGATTTAGTTATTATTGGATCTGGACCAGGTGGATATGTATCTGCTATTCGATCAAGTCAGTTGGGATTAAAAACTGCAATAATTGAAAAATATTCAAAATTAGGTGGAACATGTTTAAACGTAGGATGTATTCCTTCTAAATGTGTCTTAGATACATCTAAATATATTTATTTAGCCAAAAAAAATTTTTATTCACATGGTATTTTTTTTGAAAAATTACAATTTGATTTAAACAAAATAATTAATAGAAAAAATAATATAATTGAAAATATAAATAACGGTATAAAATATTTAATGAGAAAAAATAAAATAGATATTTATTATGGAATTGGATCTTTTAATACAAAAAATACATTATTAGTTATCGATGATAAATCGATGAAAATAAAACAAACAATAAAATTTAAATATTGTATCATATCAACTGGATCTAAACCTTTCAAATTCCCATATATAAAAAAATTTGAAAATAGGATTTTATCCTCTACAGAAGCATTAAATTTAAAAAATCTTCCAAAGAATTTAATAACAATTGGAGGAGGAATAATTGGATTAGAATTAAGTTCTTTTTTTAGTAGATTAGGAAGTAAAGTTACTATTATTGATAATATGGATAAAATTATACCAAATATGGATTATTCATTAAGTAATGAAATCAAAAAAATATTTGAAAAATCTTCTATAAGAATAGAAACTTCTTTATCCGTTAATAGTGTATTATCCAATAATCCAAAGGAAGTTATTGTTTCAACAATTAATAAAAATAATGGAAAAGAACTATTATTTAAAGGAGATTATTGCTTAATATCCATTGGTAGAATTCCCTATACAGAAGGATTAGGATTGGATAAAATAGGAATAAAAAAAAATGAAAAAGGATTTATAAAGGTTAATCAATCGTTAAAAAGTACAGTTGATAATATATACGCAATTGGAGATGTTATAGGTGGAAAAATGTTAGCACATAAAGCAGAAGAAGAAGGATTATACGTATCTGAATATATATCTGGACATAAACCTAATAAATTAAATTATAATTTGATTCCATCAGTCATATATACATACCCAGAGGTAGCTAGTGTTGGGGATACAGAAGAAAATATAAAGAATAAAAAATTAGAATACAATAAAGGAATTTTTCCTATGAAAGCATTAGGTAGAGCTCATACAACTGGAAATACAGATGGTTTTGTAAAAATTATATCTGATAAAAAAACCGATAAAATACTAGGAATACATATCATTAGTGAGCATGCATCAGATATGATTATGGAAGCAGTAGTTGCTATGGAATTTAGAGCTTCATGTAAAGATATATATAGGATTTGTCATCCACATCCTACTTTTAGTGAATCTTTTAAAGAGGCTTCATTATTAAATTTTGAAAATCGTGCTATACATATTTAA
- the ung gene encoding uracil-DNA glycosylase, which produces MDKKEKNYKTEYNWIQLINEQSNKKYFVDLIKFVKKEYKIFTCFPKMNNIFSFMKYCSFQKIKVVLLGQDPYHNYNQADGLAFSVLNGTPFPPSLKNIFREIKNCFKDYQLPKSGSLVNWAKQGVLLLNSILTVRKGSPGSHKNLGWEIFTDQIIYNISIRKKNIVFLLWGKYAKNKENFIKNIKNHFVLKTTHPSPFSANLGFIGCKHFLMVNEFLKEKKKSVIIW; this is translated from the coding sequence ATGGATAAAAAAGAAAAAAATTATAAAACTGAATATAATTGGATTCAATTAATTAATGAACAATCGAATAAAAAATATTTTGTAGATTTAATAAAATTTGTCAAAAAAGAATATAAAATATTTACTTGTTTTCCAAAAATGAATAATATTTTTTCTTTTATGAAATATTGTTCTTTTCAAAAAATAAAAGTAGTTTTATTAGGTCAAGATCCTTATCATAATTATAATCAAGCCGATGGACTGGCTTTTTCTGTTTTAAATGGAACCCCATTTCCTCCATCTTTGAAAAATATTTTTAGAGAAATTAAAAATTGTTTTAAAGATTATCAATTACCAAAAAGTGGATCATTAGTAAATTGGGCAAAACAAGGTGTTTTATTACTTAATTCTATATTAACAGTTAGAAAAGGTAGTCCTGGGTCTCATAAAAATTTGGGTTGGGAAATTTTTACAGATCAAATTATATACAATATATCTATAAGAAAAAAAAACATCGTTTTTTTATTGTGGGGAAAATATGCTAAAAATAAAGAAAATTTCATTAAAAATATCAAAAATCATTTTGTTTTGAAAACAACACACCCATCTCCATTTTCTGCTAATTTAGGTTTTATTGGATGTAAGCATTTTTTAATGGTAAATGAATTTTTAAAAGAAAAAAAAAAATCAGTTATCATTTGGTGA
- a CDS encoding 4Fe-4S dicluster domain-containing protein, with product MSIKITTNCINCGACEPECPNNAIYEGGKKWKMADGTTLTNKKLSINLDPTISQNPKNEDIYFIVSEKCTECIGFFSEPQCVIICPVNCCVKDLKNIETKEDLLKKKKFLHG from the coding sequence ATGTCTATAAAAATTACAACTAATTGTATTAATTGTGGAGCCTGTGAACCAGAATGTCCTAATAATGCAATTTATGAAGGTGGAAAAAAATGGAAAATGGCTGATGGCACCACTTTAACAAATAAAAAATTAAGTATTAATTTAGATCCTACAATTTCACAAAATCCAAAAAATGAAGATATTTATTTTATTGTTTCTGAAAAATGTACAGAATGTATTGGTTTTTTTAGTGAACCACAATGTGTTATAATATGTCCTGTCAATTGCTGTGTGAAAGATTTAAAAAATATAGAAACTAAGGAGGATCTTCTAAAGAAAAAAAAATTTTTACATGGATAA
- the ribD gene encoding bifunctional diaminohydroxyphosphoribosylaminopyrimidine deaminase/5-amino-6-(5-phosphoribosylamino)uracil reductase RibD has product MKIKKSFMERAIQLAKNGLGNVSPNPMVGCVIEHKGRILSEGWHYKYGEAHAEVIAINKIKNCFLLLESTLYVTLEPCVHIGNTPPCVDLIIKNNIPRVVIGVQDPYNKVKGRGIDKLRKSGILVINNYLENECKILNKRFFTFYKKNRPFIILKWAQNNDGFITSQEKKKIWISNIFSRQLNHKWRAEEDSILIGKRTVLIDNPKLNIRKWYGNNPIRILLDKNLNIPNNYFVLDNSQRTIIFNEIHKKKNNNIEYIKINFNKDMLFYVLKHLYNRKIQSIIIEGGKKILESFIKENLWDECRIFISKIFIKSGIKAPNINGSFYKEIIINDIDKLIIKHY; this is encoded by the coding sequence ATGAAAATTAAAAAATCTTTTATGGAAAGAGCTATTCAACTAGCTAAAAATGGATTAGGTAATGTATCACCTAACCCCATGGTGGGTTGTGTAATTGAACATAAAGGTAGAATTCTTTCAGAAGGTTGGCATTATAAATATGGAGAAGCACATGCAGAAGTAATAGCAATTAATAAAATCAAAAATTGTTTTTTATTGTTAGAATCCACTCTTTATGTTACGTTAGAACCATGTGTACATATTGGTAATACACCACCTTGTGTTGATTTAATCATAAAAAATAATATACCTAGAGTAGTAATAGGAGTACAAGACCCTTATAATAAGGTTAAAGGTAGAGGAATAGATAAATTAAGAAAGTCTGGAATATTAGTTATAAATAATTATTTAGAAAATGAATGTAAAATTTTAAATAAACGATTTTTTACTTTTTATAAAAAAAATCGTCCATTTATTATATTAAAATGGGCTCAAAATAATGATGGTTTTATAACATCACAAGAAAAAAAAAAAATTTGGATTAGTAATATTTTTTCAAGACAATTAAATCATAAATGGAGGGCTGAAGAAGATAGTATTTTAATAGGAAAAAGAACAGTTTTAATTGATAATCCTAAATTAAATATAAGAAAATGGTATGGAAATAATCCTATTAGAATATTATTAGATAAAAATTTAAACATTCCTAATAACTATTTTGTATTAGATAACAGTCAACGTACTATTATATTTAATGAAATACATAAAAAAAAAAACAATAATATAGAATATATAAAAATTAATTTTAATAAAGATATGTTATTTTATGTATTAAAACATTTATATAATAGAAAAATACAATCGATAATTATCGAAGGTGGTAAAAAAATATTAGAAAGTTTTATCAAAGAAAATTTATGGGACGAATGTAGAATTTTTATTTCCAAAATTTTTATAAAAAGTGGAATAAAAGCGCCTAATATAAATGGATCTTTTTATAAAGAAATAATAATTAATGATATAGATAAATTAATTATAAAACATTATTAA